The following are encoded in a window of Arthrobacter woluwensis genomic DNA:
- a CDS encoding RICIN domain-containing protein, with protein sequence MKTASIGAAAAVACLLGGTLTAAASAPASAATTSDYTVSTGSVVQVGHATDTPAWPYIDKDGSFYFQQSAALYGATEARRWDFYTGTTLDTATFNSSLSNYTNPSNSSDSNGNTTWRCNNSPTGTSATFAPDTSSYSQKNYCDLTGVWVDPDTGDWYGLVHNEFTPKPFGDGVHYDAIDYAKSSDQGKTWTITGHVITSPYSTTRNDTTAFPNQTYYYGDGDPRLVVDTASGYFYVFYGSRVINKNGGWAAPGFAEHVARAPISQKMAPSSWQKYYNGSWSTPGVGGAESTIVSTSQSSTGYLPSNLEYKPSNTGSVAAQAQAGQLPANGSDLFILNVSYNAYLGMYIGTPQTDLGDGVNRPLHFYGTTDLATQKWVDLGTAPNYTQQSWYRWLLDGTNATSTAIVGKTFRSYCYFACSIPSGSTKASSSEYVNVTIDAANPARTIDSTKSYRIQSAAGQSLNQSGTSTLSTVATSTAGSTAAWKFTPTGDGAYTITNTSSGLALGVNSGSTANRAWGTAVSLASLPSGGATQGQQWFVISKVSTPSSSGAAVSTGTYSLVNRYSGLVLSLTGSGKTAPVRTWTNSGSAGDTSTPAAQTITLAQVPTTGQVRGAASGRCLDVPNSATANGTLPDLWDCNSGANQQWTTAADGTVKVYGAKCLDVPNSQASAGAAVEIWDCNGGANQQWTVNADGTIRSALSPTLCLDVTNGSTANGAGIQLWTCTGNGNQRWTLG encoded by the coding sequence ATGAAAACAGCCAGTATCGGCGCCGCCGCGGCGGTGGCGTGTCTCCTCGGAGGCACCCTCACCGCCGCCGCTTCCGCCCCGGCCTCGGCCGCGACCACCTCGGACTACACCGTGTCGACGGGGTCCGTCGTCCAGGTCGGCCACGCGACGGACACTCCCGCCTGGCCCTACATCGACAAGGACGGGTCGTTCTACTTCCAGCAATCGGCGGCGCTGTACGGGGCCACCGAGGCGCGGCGCTGGGACTTCTACACCGGCACCACGCTCGACACGGCAACCTTCAACTCGTCGCTGAGCAACTACACCAACCCGTCGAACTCCTCGGATTCGAACGGCAACACCACCTGGCGCTGCAACAACAGCCCCACGGGAACCTCCGCCACGTTCGCCCCGGACACCTCGTCATATTCCCAGAAGAATTACTGCGACCTCACGGGCGTCTGGGTCGACCCCGACACGGGCGACTGGTACGGCCTGGTCCACAACGAGTTCACGCCGAAACCGTTCGGCGACGGCGTCCACTACGACGCGATCGACTACGCGAAATCGAGCGACCAGGGCAAGACGTGGACCATCACCGGCCACGTGATCACCTCCCCCTACAGCACCACCCGGAACGACACGACGGCGTTCCCGAATCAGACCTACTACTACGGCGACGGCGACCCCCGCCTCGTCGTGGACACCGCTTCGGGCTACTTCTACGTCTTCTACGGCTCCCGCGTGATCAACAAGAACGGCGGCTGGGCGGCGCCAGGGTTCGCCGAGCACGTGGCGCGCGCACCGATCAGCCAGAAGATGGCGCCGTCGTCCTGGCAGAAGTACTACAACGGCAGCTGGTCCACCCCCGGCGTCGGCGGAGCGGAGAGCACCATCGTCTCCACCTCGCAGAGCAGCACCGGTTATCTGCCCTCGAACCTCGAGTACAAGCCGTCCAACACCGGCAGTGTCGCCGCCCAGGCGCAGGCCGGCCAGCTCCCCGCGAACGGCTCCGACCTGTTCATCCTGAACGTCTCCTACAACGCCTACCTCGGCATGTACATCGGCACCCCGCAGACCGATCTGGGCGACGGCGTCAACCGGCCGCTGCACTTCTACGGCACCACGGACCTCGCCACTCAGAAGTGGGTGGACCTGGGGACTGCGCCCAACTACACCCAGCAGTCCTGGTACCGCTGGCTCCTGGACGGGACCAACGCCACGAGCACCGCGATCGTCGGCAAGACCTTCCGGTCCTACTGCTACTTCGCCTGCTCCATCCCGTCCGGATCGACGAAGGCCTCCAGTTCTGAGTACGTCAACGTCACCATCGACGCCGCGAACCCCGCCCGGACCATCGACTCCACGAAGTCCTACCGCATCCAGTCGGCGGCCGGTCAGTCACTCAACCAGAGCGGCACCTCCACCCTCTCCACGGTGGCGACCTCCACCGCGGGCAGCACGGCCGCCTGGAAGTTCACGCCCACCGGCGACGGCGCCTACACGATCACCAACACCTCCTCCGGCCTGGCGCTCGGCGTGAACTCCGGCTCCACCGCCAACCGCGCCTGGGGCACGGCCGTGAGCCTCGCCTCGCTGCCCTCCGGCGGGGCGACCCAGGGCCAGCAGTGGTTCGTGATCTCCAAGGTGAGCACGCCGAGCAGCTCCGGCGCGGCCGTGAGCACGGGCACGTACAGCCTGGTCAACCGCTACAGCGGCCTCGTCCTGAGCCTCACGGGTTCCGGCAAGACCGCGCCCGTCAGGACCTGGACCAACAGTGGCAGCGCCGGCGACACGAGCACCCCGGCAGCCCAGACCATCACGCTCGCCCAGGTCCCGACCACGGGCCAGGTGCGGGGCGCGGCCTCCGGCCGCTGCCTGGACGTCCCGAACTCGGCCACCGCGAACGGCACGCTCCCGGACCTCTGGGATTGCAACAGCGGGGCCAACCAGCAGTGGACCACCGCGGCGGACGGCACCGTGAAGGTGTACGGCGCCAAGTGCCTGGACGTGCCGAACTCCCAGGCCAGCGCGGGCGCAGCGGTGGAGATCTGGGACTGCAACGGCGGCGCCAACCAGCAGTGGACGGTCAACGCGGACGGCACCATCCGCTCGGCCCTGTCCCCGACGCTGTGCCTCGACGTCACCAACGGCTCCACGGCCAATGGGGCGGGGATCCAGCTCTGGACCTGCACGGGCAACGGCAACCAGCGCTGGACGCTCGGCTGA
- a CDS encoding amidohydrolase produces MTGATDVRVETLIAEAVDRWRPRMLDLSHALHADPELSGEEHRAAKRVRAMLAEAGFRFDVPQPAAPTALRAEAGEGELVAVFCIEYDALPGIGHACGHNVNAAATLGAALALASAAGPLGLTVRVLGTPAEESHGGKVDLLEEGMFDGAAMAFMVHASGEDAVGNSSLALGCWDLTFHGRAAHAATAPEDGVNALSALVVAQTAVGLLRQQLPRDVVVSQVVTDGGSAPNVIPDRASARLEVRAPRRDQLDAAWAAVRRCFEAGAHATGCTLDIERSGNVFADLRQDGFLAGAYAETMERRGRSVPLRGDAIASTDMGNVSHRVPSIHPMVGYDVGGAAHHTAEFALAGAGSSADLAVVDAAYGLAAAAARAAQDPTERRRLLESVARHP; encoded by the coding sequence GTGACCGGCGCGACGGACGTCCGGGTGGAAACCCTGATCGCCGAAGCGGTGGATCGCTGGCGGCCCCGGATGCTGGACCTGAGCCACGCCCTGCACGCCGATCCCGAGCTCAGCGGGGAGGAGCACCGGGCGGCGAAGCGGGTGCGGGCGATGCTGGCGGAGGCCGGATTCCGGTTCGACGTCCCCCAGCCGGCCGCGCCCACCGCGCTGCGGGCGGAGGCCGGGGAGGGTGAGCTGGTGGCCGTGTTCTGCATCGAGTACGACGCCCTGCCGGGGATCGGCCACGCCTGCGGCCACAATGTGAATGCCGCCGCGACGCTGGGAGCCGCCCTGGCCCTGGCCTCCGCCGCGGGGCCGCTGGGCCTCACGGTCCGGGTGCTCGGGACCCCCGCCGAAGAGTCCCATGGCGGCAAGGTCGACCTCCTGGAGGAAGGGATGTTCGACGGTGCCGCGATGGCCTTCATGGTCCATGCGAGCGGGGAGGACGCCGTGGGCAACTCCTCCCTCGCCCTCGGTTGCTGGGACCTGACGTTCCACGGCCGGGCCGCCCATGCCGCCACCGCGCCGGAGGACGGCGTGAACGCCCTGTCAGCCCTGGTCGTCGCCCAGACCGCGGTGGGGCTCCTGAGGCAGCAGCTGCCGCGCGACGTCGTCGTCTCCCAGGTGGTGACCGACGGCGGGTCGGCGCCCAATGTGATCCCGGACCGCGCCTCGGCACGGCTCGAGGTCCGGGCGCCACGGCGCGACCAGCTCGACGCCGCGTGGGCGGCCGTGCGGCGGTGCTTCGAGGCGGGCGCCCACGCCACGGGGTGCACGCTGGACATCGAGCGGTCGGGGAACGTCTTCGCCGATCTGCGGCAGGACGGCTTCCTCGCCGGCGCCTATGCGGAGACCATGGAGCGGCGCGGCCGGAGCGTGCCCCTGCGCGGCGATGCGATCGCCTCGACCGACATGGGCAACGTCTCCCACCGCGTGCCGAGCATCCACCCGATGGTCGGTTACGACGTCGGCGGGGCCGCTCATCACACGGCGGAATTCGCCCTGGCCGGGGCCGGGTCGTCGGCGGATCTGGCTGTCGTGGACGCCGCGTACGGGCTCGCCGCCGCGGCCGCCCGCGCCGCCCAGGATCCCACGGAACGCCGCAGGCTGCTGGAGTCCGTCGCTCGTCATCCCTGA
- a CDS encoding MFS transporter, whose amino-acid sequence MKTSTPAPPSTRTSALGLIVAMALVEALSGITQGYLNPILPALGPELHLDDPTINGLFLISNVAFAVLTPIISRLGDSWGCRRILRLSTVTVAAGAVLMAVAPSLLTISVGVVLLTCVVGFIPLMMGILRATRPESTRSGVGAMIGTLMITVGVGGLLAGIVGAERPTLGFWVAVPFAALALVASFFLPEGLPATREPLALLPLALCSLGLIGLVTALSMGPDWGWLSAPALVSGLLGVALLALWVKLDLRKSTTTAAPRRFIDLHLLAVPRVRTVTVATFLFGFSSISYFGSNGLFLHADAAKAGFGFGMGPLDIAVVLAAASALGFLSSLAVPPLMARIGERGGLVCAASVLALGFLLMGLLHGSAAGYVAGFGVFYLGLGMYQSATRTLSVEGVPVEETSTAAGLNELALSVGISIGAAVVRLISAASAVDGRIPLSGFATLWAVLGLGAVLAGVVSLGYPRRTATLPEGARA is encoded by the coding sequence ATGAAAACCAGCACCCCCGCCCCGCCTTCCACCCGCACCAGCGCCCTCGGCCTGATCGTCGCCATGGCGCTCGTCGAGGCCCTGTCCGGGATCACCCAGGGTTACCTCAATCCGATCCTCCCCGCCCTCGGCCCCGAGCTGCACCTGGACGACCCCACGATCAACGGGCTCTTCCTCATTTCGAACGTCGCTTTCGCCGTCCTCACGCCGATCATCTCGCGCCTCGGGGACAGCTGGGGATGCCGCCGGATCCTGCGGCTGTCCACCGTCACGGTGGCCGCCGGCGCGGTCCTGATGGCGGTCGCCCCCAGCCTGCTCACCATCTCGGTGGGCGTCGTGCTGCTGACCTGCGTGGTCGGCTTCATCCCGCTCATGATGGGGATCCTTCGCGCCACCCGGCCGGAGAGCACCCGCAGCGGGGTCGGCGCCATGATCGGGACCCTGATGATCACGGTGGGCGTCGGCGGGCTGCTGGCGGGCATCGTGGGCGCCGAACGCCCGACCCTCGGGTTCTGGGTGGCCGTCCCCTTCGCCGCCCTCGCGCTCGTCGCGTCCTTCTTCCTGCCGGAGGGCCTGCCCGCCACGCGGGAACCCCTCGCGCTCCTCCCGCTCGCACTGTGCAGCCTGGGCCTCATCGGCCTCGTGACCGCCCTGTCCATGGGCCCCGACTGGGGCTGGCTCTCCGCTCCGGCTCTGGTCAGCGGCCTCCTCGGCGTCGCCCTCCTGGCTCTCTGGGTGAAACTCGACCTGCGCAAGAGCACGACGACGGCGGCGCCCCGCCGCTTCATCGACCTCCACCTGCTCGCGGTCCCCCGCGTCCGGACGGTCACCGTGGCGACGTTCCTCTTCGGCTTCTCCTCGATCAGCTACTTCGGCAGCAACGGCCTGTTCCTGCACGCGGACGCCGCCAAGGCGGGGTTCGGCTTCGGCATGGGCCCGCTGGACATCGCCGTGGTGCTGGCGGCCGCATCGGCCCTCGGATTCCTGTCCTCCCTCGCCGTGCCGCCGCTCATGGCCCGGATCGGCGAGCGCGGAGGCCTGGTGTGCGCCGCGTCCGTGCTGGCTCTGGGATTCCTGCTGATGGGCCTGCTCCACGGATCGGCAGCCGGGTACGTGGCCGGATTCGGGGTCTTCTACCTGGGTCTCGGCATGTACCAGTCCGCCACCCGCACCCTCAGCGTGGAAGGCGTCCCGGTGGAGGAGACGTCCACGGCCGCAGGGCTCAATGAACTGGCCCTCTCCGTCGGCATCTCGATCGGTGCCGCAGTGGTCCGGCTGATCTCCGCGGCGTCCGCGGTGGACGGGAGGATCCCGCTCAGCGGCTTCGCCACCCTGTGGGCGGTCCTCGGCCTGGGCGCCGTCCTCGCGGGCGTGGTGTCTCTCGGATACCCGCGGCGGACCGCCACCCTGCCGGAAGGAGCACGGGCGTGA
- a CDS encoding Lrp/AsnC family transcriptional regulator, whose translation MTENAEISEVDLALAGALEINPRAEWSVLGTTLGLAPTTVSRRWAALSARGDAWVTLAPGPRYLDAGSSAFLFLSTAPKRQEAVLDALCSSPTFGTVSRMTGEFDVMADCFAPGYDELMDAVSGVLSGLPGVTRWEVVLATRLHREGTQWRLGTLDPGQERALGGGAPNRRPARLGAVDAALVAALSEDGRAGWERLAARVGVSPQTARRRTEQLLAGGHVTLRCDFSTAFRPRHREVTIVLSVPAAHLEQAGRFFADQPSCRVSAQVLGRGNLLATFWVRDLLEVHALELRVLQQIPSAVVIGRQAVVRTDKRSGHRLDRAGRSVGVVPLPLGG comes from the coding sequence ATGACCGAAAATGCCGAAATATCCGAAGTCGATCTCGCGCTCGCGGGCGCCTTGGAGATCAACCCGCGTGCGGAGTGGTCCGTCCTCGGAACCACGCTCGGCCTGGCACCCACCACCGTCTCCCGCCGCTGGGCCGCGCTGAGCGCTCGCGGCGACGCCTGGGTGACGCTCGCCCCCGGACCGCGCTATCTGGATGCGGGTTCCTCGGCCTTCCTCTTCCTCTCCACCGCCCCGAAACGACAGGAGGCGGTGCTCGACGCACTCTGCTCGAGCCCTACGTTCGGCACGGTCTCGCGGATGACGGGCGAGTTCGACGTCATGGCGGACTGCTTCGCCCCGGGCTATGACGAGCTCATGGACGCGGTCTCCGGCGTCCTGTCGGGGCTCCCCGGGGTGACCCGTTGGGAGGTGGTCCTGGCGACCCGTCTCCACCGGGAGGGCACGCAGTGGCGGCTCGGCACCTTGGACCCGGGCCAGGAGCGGGCCCTGGGCGGCGGCGCTCCGAACCGCAGACCGGCCAGACTCGGCGCGGTGGACGCGGCTCTCGTGGCTGCGCTGAGCGAGGACGGCCGGGCGGGCTGGGAGCGACTGGCCGCCCGGGTGGGGGTCTCCCCACAGACCGCGCGACGGCGGACCGAACAGCTCCTCGCCGGTGGTCACGTGACGCTGCGGTGCGATTTCTCCACGGCCTTCCGCCCGCGCCACCGGGAGGTGACGATCGTGCTGAGCGTGCCCGCGGCGCACCTCGAGCAGGCGGGCCGGTTCTTCGCCGACCAGCCCAGCTGCCGGGTGAGCGCGCAGGTCCTCGGACGCGGCAACCTCCTCGCCACGTTCTGGGTGCGCGACCTCCTGGAAGTCCACGCCCTCGAATTGCGGGTGCTCCAGCAGATCCCGAGCGCGGTCGTGATCGGGCGGCAGGCCGTGGTGCGGACCGACAAGAGGTCCGGGCACCGGCTGGACCGGGCGGGGCGTTCGGTGGGCGTGGTGCCGCTGCCGCTGGGTGGGTGA